The Deltaproteobacteria bacterium genome segment CGGCGGGGTCTTCTGGACATTTCCCGCGAGCGGCGGCTCCTGACCCAGCGTGCGCGTGAGCGCAAACTGGCTCCGGAACAGTTCACCGGAGGAACATTTTCGATCTCTAATCTGGGGATGTATGACATCGCCCATTTTACGGCGATTATTGCCGAGCCCGAGACAGCAATCCTGGCCGTTGGAATGATCCGGGATATCGCCGTGGTCAGGAATGGCCAGGTGGTACCGGGCAAGCGGATGGATATCACTATGTCGTGCGACCATCGGGTTATTGATGGCGCGGTCGGCGCAGCCTTCATGCGGGACCTGAAGGGAATTCTTGAAAATCCGGCCACACTGACGCTGTAGGAAACGGACGAAATAGCAGTATGAGCGATACCCAGTACGACCTGATCGTCGTCGGCGCCGGGCCTGGAGGATACCCGGCCGCGATACGCGCTGCACAGCGAGGCCTGAAGACGGCAATAGTCGAGCGGGATACCTTAGGAGGCATCTGCCTCAACTGGGGCTGTATCCCGACAAAGGCGCTTTTGAAGACGGCAGATCTGTACGATCATGTGAAAAAAGCGGCCGATTACGGCATCCAGGCCGGAGAGCCATCGCTGGAGTGGACCCGCGTAATTCAGCGCTCGCGGCAGGTGGCCGACCGGCTCTCTAAAGGTGTCCAGTCGCTGATGAAAAAGCACAGGATTGATGTGCTTTACGGCAACGGGGTTATCGAAAAAAGGAACCGTGTGGTCGTTACCAATTCGCAGCGGCAGGCAACGGCTTATGCGGCAAAATACATCGTCATTGCGACTGGAGGCCGTCCGCGACAGTTGCCAGGCATTGAGTTCGATGGCCGCCTTGTTATTTCCTCGAAAGAGGCGATGGTGCTCACCGAGCGGCCGAACTCGATCGCTATTATCGGGGCAGGAGCCATTGGAGTAGAATTCGCCAGTTTCTACGGATCAATGGGATCCAAGGTGACGCTCATAGAGGCGCTCCCCCAGATTCTCCCGATGGAAGACCTGGAGATCGCGGGTACCGTTCACAAGTCACTGGAAAAGCGTAATGTGGATATTTTCACCGGCGCG includes the following:
- the lpdA gene encoding dihydrolipoyl dehydrogenase, with product MSDTQYDLIVVGAGPGGYPAAIRAAQRGLKTAIVERDTLGGICLNWGCIPTKALLKTADLYDHVKKAADYGIQAGEPSLEWTRVIQRSRQVADRLSKGVQSLMKKHRIDVLYGNGVIEKRNRVVVTNSQRQATAYAAKYIVIATGGRPRQLPGIEFDGRLVISSKEAMVLTERPNSIAIIGAGAIGVEFASFYGSMGSKVTLIEALPQILPMEDLEIAGTVHKSLEKRNVDIFTGAKVERVLPADGIVTLSIQPSSGETVSVKADRLLVAAGVSGNIENIGLEALGVKTEKGFVVADRTTYATNISGIYAIGDVIGPPLLAHVATKEAIVCVDHITGHTQSYVNYDNVPGCTYCSPQVASVGFTESKAKEKYPDLVRVGRFPFRASGRALASGDHDGLVKFIIHAQTGEILGVHMVGAEVTELLPEVIMAREMELTVHELHSLMHAHPTLAEAVMEAAADALGEAIHI